The nucleotide window CGTCGACGAAAGCAGAAATCGATTTCCTAGATCAAATCAATTGTGTGTCAATGATGAAGTCCCCGTTTGGGCCATCAGCTGCTGCCCTCGCTATGCGCAGCGGTCGGAAAGATAAACTCACGGAGCTTTGAGTCATCTTGCAACGGAACTCCCATCTGCTTCAGCGTCCGTACCACACTGTCGGTGGTACCCAAGGGGTCGGGTTCGTCCCTCTGAACCAGATTACCAACACCACTGGCCGAAGTCTCGGAACCGGGCACCACGCTACTCCTGTTGCTCACAACCCGCTCCAGCGCCTGGAACCTTGACTTCCTCCTGTTGGCCTTTTGCTTCGCCGTTTCATCGTCGGAAACATCACTGTTGTTGTCCTTCTCGGCCGGCCACTCGACTAGGTTGAGAGAGGAGACTTGATAAAAGTCAAGAATGGTCCGCTCTGTGTCGGCCGCCATGGTGTCCTCCTAGCTCTGACAGAAGTCCCGTCGATCCTCGGCCTTGGAAAGTCGGGCTCGCTATCCTCGCTGTTACCGTATCTGTAATTTGAAATGAATGCGTCCGTCCTACGGCCAGTTGTGTCCATGCAATTCGAGTATCGTAATTAAACCGTTATGGCGGATGTCGAAACTTGATCCTGACAGTTTGGTGTCGCTTCTTTCCCGCGTCTTCGGTCAGTCACCCTGACACCAGCGTGGTTGATGGGGGCACTCGGCAGTCCAGGGGTTCAGTGGAGCATTTGCGGGGGTGAGTGTTGTCCCGTCGCGTGTTTAAGAGGGGGGCGCTCGCGACGGGTAGGTAGGTCTTAAGCTATGGTGCTTGCCGTGCTCACCTGTAACGCGGGCGGTCAGCAGCAAGGAAACTGCCCCTGGGATtcgtacactagaggtagtacctGGGTAGCTGGGCTACGGCCTTCCACTTTGGCAGATGAACCTCgaatgtaggtacctacgtattCGCGGCACTCCAAGGCAGGCGCAGACACATGATGTAAGGCCACAGGAACGGACAGAAAGGAGGCTGCACAGAAGGCTTCCGTCGCGTCCGGTACAGTACGTATCCTAGAGCATCatctttaattacttcttGCAGGGCATGCGGGATGCTCGGGCGCGACTGATAAAGTAGCATGGATATTATTACACTCCATcatacgtagaggtaggtaggtacctaggtagggaCACACAGCTGGAGGGACAGTGGAAGATGCTAGCAGTTTAGCACTGATTAGCAGCGGATTACTAGCTTCGGGGACGGCCCGGCGATTGTGAAGGAGATACGAAAGTCCGGCTAGCTTCCGGGTCTGGGTGGGGTTGAGAAGACGTCAGGTTCGCCTTACGGCCAGGAGTGGAAGCAGCGAAGAAGTGGCAGACGGCGGAAGACAGCAGCTACAGACGGGCCAAGCCTTGCATTGACTGGCGCATCCCGGCTGCGCACGGTCCAGACGAATGGGCCCAAAAACTTGTACTGGTGAACGTGGTGGGCTGGCACGCTGGTTGGCTGTGGCTTTGTTTTGCGGGAAGACCTCCATCACTTTTTACCTCATCTACGGACTTTTCCCTGATCCTGATAATTCTCTGTACCCGTCCGCACCACTTACACTCCTTTCTTCCGTACACATCAGGGTTCTCCGGGAAGAGGTGTCATCCGCAAACCACCTCCAAAATGCTCGCCCTTAGATCAATTGCCGCTCCTGCGCAGCGCCAGGCCTTCCGCGCCGCTCCCCGCGCCGTGTCGGTTTCCTTCCAGGTATGTGGTAGCTACCAAGCAACAGCAAGGGACGGAATATGGCGGTTCTCACTGCCCACTCCCCTGCCATAACTGCAATCCTGTGGTTATGTTGTGTGAGACATTGAAGAACCCATCTAACTCTTATCTCTTGGTCTAACAGAACCGTTTCTACTCTTCCCGCGTTGCCCAGTTCACCGGCCAGAAGGATGCCAGCGTAAGCCATCCTGCCCCCCATTTCTCGACGGAGCAAAAAAGACGGCTTTGCGACAGCCCACGACGACAGGTTGTCGGGGTTTGAAAACCACTCAGACCCAGTCGCGATATGTTACTGTTCCAAATTACGGATAGACCGCTAAAGGTTTCAACAGGGCAAGTACACTGTCTCCTTGATCGAGGGTGATGGCATTGGTCCCGAGATCGCCGTTGCCGTCAAGGACATCTTCGCTGCCGCTCAGGTTCGTTCAACACCTCCGCCTGCCTGTCTACTATATGGGCATCGACGCGTGGTCTGCTGACACTTGAAACTAGACGCCCATTAACTGGGAGCCTATCAACGTCGACCCCATCCTCAAGGATGGCAAGACCGCTATTCCTGATGCCGCCATTGAGAGCATCAGGCGCAACAAGATTGCCCTCAAGGGTCCCCTCGCCGTATGTTGGCCTCCTGGCTTCCGAATCGCAAAGACGACAGCCGTACTGAACTCTGTCTAGACTCCCATTGGCAAGGGCCACGTTTCCCTCAACCTGACCCTCCGCAGGACCTTCAACCTTTTCGCCAACCTGCGCCCTTGCCGCTCCGTTGCCGGCTTCAAGACCCCCTACGATGGCGTCGACACCGTCCTTATCCGTGAAAACACCGAGGGCGAGTACTCTGGCATTGAGCACGTCGTTGTCGATGGTGTCGTCCAGTCCATCAAGCTCATCACCCGCGAGGCTTCCGAGCGTGTCCTCCGCTACGCTTTCGAGCAGGCCCGCGCTATCAACCGCAAGAAGGTCCGCGTTGTCCACAAGGCCACCATTATGAAGATGTCCGACGGTCTTTTCCTCAACACCGCCCGCGAGGTTGCCCAGGACTTCCCCGATATCGAGTTCGATGCCGAGCTTCTCGACAACACCTGCCTCAAGATGACCACCGACCCCACTCCCTACAACGACAAGGTTCTCGTCATGCCCAACCTTTACGGTGACATTCTCTCCGACATGTGCGCCGGTCTCATTGGTGGTCTCGGTCTCACCCCCTCCGGCAACATCGGTGATGAGTGCTCTATCTTCGAAGCCGTCCACGGCTCCGCCCCCGATATTGCTGGCAAGGGTCTTGCCAACCCCACcgctctccttctctcctccatgATGATGCTCCGTCACATGGGTCTCAACGAGTACGCCGACAAGATTGAGAAGGCTGCTTTCGACACCCTTGCTGAAGGCAAGGTTCTGACTGGTGATCTTGGTGGCAAGGCCTCCACCAAGGATTTCACTTCTGCTATTATCGACAGGCTATGATACCATAACTTTTCCTGTAATGCATTTTCTTGGCTAGTAGGGTCCGTGTAGTAGACTGTATCACAACGATCTATTCCCTTTGTCTATAAGCCCAAATAACGGCGGTTCTTTTCGTTGAGACAGTTGAAATCTACAAAGGCGTTGAAGGTACCCATCCTAACCCTTTGATGccctattaaattactctGCGTTGCGTGCTTGGCAGACTAGTTCGGGTGCCAAATCTTCGGTCACTATACTTCCCACCTCTGCTTGCGCATACGTCACATGTATATTTTTTAACCCTTAGATATGAACCACGCCTAGAGGGATCAGATGCGACGAGGTGATCTGTTGTTCCCGGGACTTCTCGATGGCCGTGACTTCAGTTGAAGTTAACGCAGAAGAAGGACTTCACGACCAGCTCCGGTCTATCTGGCCTAGCGTGAAGCTGTTTGTGATGGTTGTAGTGGAGTTACTTTCACCAATGCTTGCCAAGGCTTGCAGAGGTAGTTTAAGAGGCAGTTCTTCCCCCTATCTTCCTCGAGCTTCAGTCGTGAAACCAAGCGGCCGGCAGAGATATCACATCAGCCATGTTACCTCTACGGGTACCTACATGTTGATGGTCGACAAGCTGCCAATGACTGAGTAATTGGCGGTGATGGCACAACCCCTTTTAACCCCACAGTGGGCTCAACTTCCCGTCCTTACCCACGGATGATACTTTGGTCCAATGCAGGAGCCGAGACGGGAATTGGGCCATGTCAATCAACTCTCCCCCGCCCTGTTCCGAGAACGACGCTGAAGTCTTTTCCTATCATCCTTCCAGGTCGAGTAATCGGATACTGAACATCCCCAGGTTCTCTTCATGTTTCGAACTCTCAATGTTTCATGAGAGTTTCCCTGCTTTTCATGAAAGACATTCTACACAGGTCCAATTTCGATGAATATGCCCAACCTGAAACATGTCCCTACTTTTTAGAACAACTGGTAGCGATATTGTTACCGATACCGGAGGATAGAGTCCCCAAGCATATGATAGAGATGACGGCACCGAGTCAGTCTAGGCTGTTCCATCAGCTTTCTAGTTCAACTTTGTCCCCTTCTAGCGCCTATGTGGGAAACCCCCTATCAATCAATGTGATGTCGTTGTTCCTTAACGCTGTGGCCGCGATGTCCCGATGTGAGGCTCCTCCTGTCTGCGGGTGTTGTGGGGGGGCTCGATTGGTTCATCTCTTGGCTATCGACGGACATATTTATCCTCACCAATTAAAGATCGCTGCGGATACCCTGTGCTTCCGTTTAGGGAAAGCGGTATGGAGTTATCATGACGTCGCTCCATCAAGACAGTTGGAAAACTGTCGATAACTGTGACCGGCTCTCTTCTAGGTTGTCATTATTAGGGTTACATACCTACGGGCCTCCAAACCAAAGCTTTAGTACCATCGACGGACTGGGACAGACTGTGTAAGATGAATGCTGCTACACACTAGTTTTATGACCCCAAAATGCCCATATTGAATTACTTGTACATATCCTTTTTATTCCCGTCCGTCACAGGTTCCAGCGATGGATGGAATAGGGGCTCGGCACCGAGGAGAGGCCGGCGCTTCTTTTCACCATGCAATCCGGAAGGTGCGGATATGACGGCAAATCATTTGAAATTCACGAGGTAACCGCCACACTTCTTCAATATAGACGCGAAGAGCGCGATGCCCAAGGCCCATTGTCAACACATAGTGTAGGTACTTTAGGTATATGGCATAATATTACCCAATCCCTCTCCGCTCCGCACATCCAAAAGTTCAACGTTTACTCTCATGTTGTTACGAAATTCTATTCAAAGTTGTGCCACCATCAATTGTCAGAACATATGGCACTTTGCGGTCAACTGCCTACAGTAACGATCCTCAGCCTAACTAACGTAAACCGGCAAGTCGGATAATCGGCAACATTTCGTCTCGTGGCGGCCGCACATCACATCAGCGCATCACCGACGAACTTGTGTCTCAGAAGGGGTCTCAGAATTCCCGAGAGAATACTAGACATCTCCATGGAAACGGCTACGCAGTATACGCAAGTTACCAGTTGACATCTCGATAACGTTGGCATTCTAAGGGTGGCAACGACCGGGTAACCACACCCCTCCAGCGAACTCGAAGGTTGGCCGTCTAGGCGTAACAACCGGGTCCAAACGGGGCAGTGGAAAACTTCCAGAAAATCATGGAGGTTGCCCGGAACTACACATCGGGTTTCGGTGAGGAATCGTGTTATCGTTCCAAGTGTGCCTTACGCAGACCACGAAATGCTTTGGTTTGACGCATAGTGGTAGCTGGCGGGAACATCGGTGATTCTCATTTTGGATCGTTCGAGCGCTTGTGCATTTCTTCGCAACACCGAGTCTCTAGCTCACTGTCTCGCATCAAGACAAAGTGTTGGAAGTCATAAAGCTGCAGAATAAGCTCAGGACCCCGACCAGCTCCAGTCATCTGTCTCCCCAGACTGCACATTCGCAACCCCTGAGCCCCAGACCGTCTCCTCTTCGTCTGCCCCGATTCTCTACGATCTCTGCTTACCGAACCCCGCTGATTGACAGCGTTGTACCCATCAACATCCGACCAAGATAAATCGCCAATGTTTTCGAAAGAAGCCCGAGATTCCAGGAATAACCTATCTTCTCTAGGAATTCCAGAAAATCCCACGTACCGACTAGCCAGGGTCTGGTACTGTGGTGACTGATGAGCTGCCGACATGAGGGCGGGGTGGGAGGCCCGGTGTCCAACGCATGACGATTGGAGCATTTAACGGTAGAACGGGATTAACGCACAAAAGAAGCCCCGAGGCATCGGTCTGGTTTCCATGCACAGGGACCTTGGGACTTTCGAGGCGATGGGCCCCCGCGAGATATGCACCATGTAGCGTAAGAATTGCTGGGGTACCAGGGGTTTTCTACACAGTAGGTATGCTCCGGCAAGCGCAGATGCAGGACGGCGTGGGTCCACGGCCTGCTAACAAATCGCTCATTGAACCATCCAATGTCCTTGTTTAGGGCCAGGTCCTCGCCCGTGATCCCCTCTTTTTCAGGTTCTGCTTTCTGCGGCTGTCTGCTAGCAAGAAGTTGCGCCCTAAAGCAGGGCCCACAAGCCCCGAATGGTTCCATGTCCAGTGACACGGCCTGTGGGACACGGTTCAAACAGCTAAGGAGCCGCGGCGAGTTGTTCTCCGTGACCCTCCTAGCTCCAACTATATAAGTgcttcccccttcttctacctCACAACTCCATCCCAAGCCAGCTTCATCTTCCACTCTTCACAGCTTCCTTAAAGTTTTCGATCTTGCAAACTTTCATACTCGTCTTGTTGTCTGACGCTGTCACACCATCTctatacacacacacacacacccaaTACTTTTCAAACTctacatcctcctccaaaacAATGTCTGGTTCCAAGGTTGCCGCCCCTGCCGCTCAGGATACTCGTATCAAGAGCATCCTTGAGCAGGGTGCCGTCAAGTTCGTCATCAAGACCAAGGATCAGAAGTGGCAGTGCACCCTTCTCGACCGTGCTACTCAGTAAGCCCCCCTTGACGATTCCTGGCAGCGCTCATGGATTTTGATGTTGACTGTCACCAcagcgagaagaagaaggctcaGAAGGAGAGCTCTTCGGCTGCGTCTATCTCCGGCTCCGAGTCCGGTAGCTCCGCCTCGAGCAGCAAATCGCACTAAGCGCTTGCTGTCAACACCTTTTTTTCATACAATGATTGCGCAAGAGCCATCGAGGTCCCTTAATCAACATATGGGCTCTCTCACATGGTCGTCGGTCAGCACATGCTTCTTTCCAGAGCACTTGGAGAGCGGCTTATGCAGTCGATCATGGAAGACTGAGAGCGGGCGAACGCGGCTTATCACCAGACGTCGTATGCACCATCCAACACATCGAACATGGAACTGCGGTCGGATGTTCCATGTTTCGCGCGACACACGGTGATTCCCTATCGGTATCTGCAAAAACACGCCGGATTAGGTGTCATTTGGCAGTCAAACACAGCATCTCTGGACTCTGTTTTTGcgccgaggatgaggaaatCTCACGCTCGCCTATCTTCTGGCTCTTGTGCTTGAACATCTATCTGGCTTCATATTTGGGATGTTACAGCACTTTGGAGCGAACAAAAGGCGGTCCTTGGACATGGTTTGGCGTTATAAGTTTgtggttttggttttggttttcATATgatacctttttttttttttttttttttatatttcttcttcttctctgcACTGTACGTTACCTTCTTGGCAAGTGTGGGCAGAAATGAGATGGTATTCGGCATGAAGCATGGTCTCACGGTTTTGCAACGTGCAAGACAAATGTCATGACGCCTCCTTTGCGATACGACACGAAACAAGCCAAGCATTGGCTGTATACTTAACGCTCTTATACTACACCAGAGATCTTTAGggcttttcttttcatcttGCAGAACTTGCAACCATGTATGACATGGGACAAGGAAGCGGATCGACTTTGCCTATCCGATGCCGAGCCTTCGCGATTGCACAACACATCGATATTCACTAGAAAGCTGAACAACGTGTTCCAGTGCGTTACGCTCAGTTTAACACGTTACCATTCAAGCCCAAGCAGCAACACGAAAGCAGGTAGAATTTCCGTGGATTTCACAAAAGCGGGGACTCTCTGATGAGTGTTGATTGTTGATTGGTGATTTGCTTCACAAACCTGCTGTGAATTTCGGGGGATGGATGTGATGGCGACTTGAGCGGATCTCAAGTGTGGTCTATCCGCTTGTTCCGACCACCAACGTTATGCCATTTCACCATGCCCGTGCCGAACCCCCGACTGTTCTACACTAGAGGCGTACCAGAAAGGGAAATCAAGTTGTGTGCGCGGTGAACTCGAGTTCCGATATCCCGCTCCGGTTTTTGTCGGATCTTGATCTCCACCATCGAATTTGCGGTAGCAATGCTACGGATCCAGTCGCATGCATGGCGCTAGCTATTCGTCGGGGATCCATGGGAAATGGATCCCCATTGCATATGGTTTAATAAAAAGCTTATCTCATGGTCGGAACTCCGctgtgatgatgttgatgattcAGGCAAGAAGAGTGGAATCACTATCACAACAGTAACTGTGGAGGTTGTCACTCCGGAAATTATGGACAAACCTCGAGGTATGtaccaagaaaagaaaccgTATTGTGCAAAACACGAAACTGCTGGCAATTGTTACCTTGCCTCGCTCATGTCAGAATGATGCGCACCACGCGCAGGCCACTACAGATTTTGATGATCCAAAACTTGGCCATTCTTTTACCAGAGAACTTGGTTCTTACACTACTGTGAACTTGAGAGTATCCAAGGCTTCTTCTATGACTACACGCTCTTTTCAGGTTTCCGGGCAAGGGACCGTGAAGAGAATGCATTTTCATCAACGTGACCAAAAGTGGTGATGTTCGCCAAGACTGCAGAGATAGTATAGATGGTAAAACAGGTTGTCGGTGCGCATACATAATTGACATCCACGAGCTTGCTGTCAAACTTGGGATGAGACGttcaacaaaacaaaaccccTGAGTGCCGAGACTTCGGGTACGGTACACAAATATGCACCAGTTGCTTGGCTGCCGTAACGATCAGTTTGGGGTAACGACGGACGGCATAACACGATGAGGCGCCATCCATGTCTGCTCGCATCGTTTGATCTTCTTTGCAGGTCTTGTCGACCCGTATCAGATGCTTTTCCTCCATCAGAGGGCTGATCACCTTGACACCCAGTCGTTCATTTCCGTGCCACCGCTTGGCCCTTGGCTTGTGTCACTGCTACTGCTTGGCTTCGTTGATACCTTCTTCTCTCGCTGGGCCTCTGACCATGAGCAgattaaaagaaaaaaacctTGAGGAGCCATGGCTCAATTCGGCGTTAACGACATAGACTGTCTTCGACGTACATATCGTATCTCACCTGAAGTACACAGCAGAGGAGGCTTGGCACCTTACATTAGAAGAGTTCACTGCGAGGAGTTATCATCACATGATAGCCATGTGCCTGGAGGGATCTCCAAAGGCCTAGTCTAAATGACAAACAGTTCTTGGCTGTGCTGACCGATGGGACGCTAGGAGCGTAATGTACAAGCGTTCACTTTCGTCTCCGGCGATACAATTGTCCCCGCAAATCTGTAGAATTACACACCATTACTTTGGCATCCTTCTGGACTCCGTCCCTATGTGCATGCATCTATCCTTTGCTTCCCCTCCGCCAGTCTTCTCAGCGCTGAACGTCACCAGTAACGAACTGTCTCGctccctacctaggtagcacGTGGTTTCCCGGCGCTAAAGGGCCACCAGGCTCCGTCTATCGGATCCGGCGGTCGGCATAGCATCCCATCTGGATTCTTAGAAACGCTTTTGGGCGATGAGACTGAACTGTCCATAGCTTGGTAATCTTATCCCGTCCTTTGTTTTCTGTACTTGTACAAGTATATTTGACCAGTGCGGACAATTTCTATGCAGTAAGTGGGAATTTGGGCCCGAAAATGCCGCGCGGCAACAATCAGctggttaggtaggtatgtacgcagtagaggtagtatgcGCGGGTTTTCACGTGTGGACCGCCCGGAAAACCATCAACCCTCCAACCGGACGTTTCAGCGGCCTGGCTCGTAGGTAAATATACACTATAAAACTGAGCTTGCGAGGGCTGAAATCCTCGGGGGTATTTTACCGGCAGTGAGAATGAGATTTCATATTTGATGCAGGATGGACCCCTGTGAATCGCACAGCTGGGTAGGTAGTTAGCCAAGACTTCTTTAGCTGACGGTGCCAGAATTTCAAAGCGAAGAGGAGGTCTCCATAAAAATGGTCTTCTCATCGTTTTCGAGAAGAGGCTTCTTGATAATGGCGGGAAACGCGCCGGAgagctgttgttgatggttggGCGGTTGGGTTGGACTTGAGACATCCAAGCACTGTAGCTCAAAGCCGCCTTCTATCCCTCCAGTCGGCACTCGATGCTGCGCTGTTCGTGAATCACTGGTTGGTTTCTGTGGGCCCGAGGTCCTTACTTGGAGAAAGATCCCACGGCCAAAATCAGGCCTTCGGTTAGAGACCGCCGCTCGTTGTGAGAGCGTAAGAATGCCTCAACTCATCGAAACTCGAGACATGGACAGTCAAGTCAAGACGTGGTCCATATAGGGATGGGGTCCGGGTTGCGGCAACATACCTGTCTGTACACTGCCTCTAGGTAACACCGCCTGCCTCCAAACAATGCACTGCGCAGGGTGGACTTTTGACGATTGATGCCCGCTGCGCTGCGAACGGGGGCGGAGACGAGAGCcagccctgccctgccctggtCCCCTGCTAGAACAGAACAGGATTTCAAGGGTCAGACCGTGGGTTTCTGTATTCgatcatgatgatgactgGACCTCAAACCCGCCGGCCAGTACCTTTCTGACTGTTCTTGATTCACCCGAGCCTTTTAACTTAACCAAGGCTTTCCCGCCATCGATCTTTCTCGTTCCTCTGTCGTCTTTCTTGTCATCTTAATCCATATCGATTCATCCGTCATCTAGGTACCGTGGCCACATCTGGAAATTGGAAGGGGCCCCCAAGTTCTGACCTGACTTCAACATGCCGCTTCCTCTTGCGGGACAAGGTGAGATCCGTTACTTTCGTTCGCATGTCTGCTCTTCGTTGCTGTTTACACCGACAACCTTGACACGCTCACGTGTTTGTAAGATGTCTATCCCTATGCTCCGTTTCCTGTGCTCCCCCAGCTCCATTCACATCCTTGTCCACCCCGCGAAAACGGGTGGGCATCGCTGGTGGTTGCATTACCTACAAACACCCGCTGTTACTCGCCTGTTTGATTCTAACCCATCAGCGCGGGACTCGGCGAGAGAGAGCCCCTGGTGGCAAAAGCACTCATTTGGCTGCCGCGCAAGCTTTTGCACCCTCGTGCGTTGTCTAGATGCTGCCTGGGGCTCCATTTCGAATCAGTGATTTGATCTTCACACCTCTCTTCATGCCACCCATCGTCGGCTGCCTCCTGACCAGTGCTGTgtcttttttcctctttttttttgccttcATTTAGCCTTCAAGAATTCTCCTCCCGACGTGCCCCCAGTTCGTCGTTGAAGTTATCCATCTTCTCCGCCGACCTGTGTAAATCAGAGGAGCTTGTTCAATCACGACCTTAAGACCTATCGACTTCTCCACTTTCTCCTCATATCGATATCTCATCATTCTCTCGCAGCACCACCTTCTTCAAGCCCGTTCGTGGGCCAAACCACACACTATCGTTTGAAAGGATGCCGCCTATTAACCAAGCTGCTGCTATCGCCTCAGTTGGCATCATTGCTGTATCGGTAGCCGCCGTAGCCGCAATAGCCATCTACGAGTCTCCCGAGGTGCGACGCCGAGTCAACGACATCCGCCAACGTATCGCCCTTGCCTTCCAAGGCTGGGATGACGAGTTTGACGATTCCCGACCCCGCAATCCCAACACCCCCCGCTTCAATCGTCCCGAAGATGCACACGGATTCTACCAGTCTCGTGCCGATGTTGGCGTTGACGCCGATGAGGAGACCAAGCGAAGGCAACGGGAGGAACTCATGTACTGGAACGCCAAGCGTGCAGAGATGATGGGGGAATCCGGCCGCGAacctgctactactactactactacacaCCGACCAACATCCTCTACTACCCGCGGCTCGAGCTTTGACGATTTCCTTAGTGAGGATACGACAGCCGGGCCTGGGACATTTGTTTACAACACGGGCACCGATGTCAGGGGTACTGAGAATGATGCGCTTAGGCGCCGTGGAGCAGGCCGTTCTGCCGCCCCCGGTGTCCGTGGATTGACTGCCGCCATGATTCTGGATCCCTTCAGTGACGAGTTTGGTATCGAGCTAGACGAACGTATCAACATGGTCGACGAGGAAACCCGCTTGATGGCTCCTAGCCAAGACGAGATGGTATCGAATAGGTCAGACATTTACAACGCCACTCCGACAGGTCTTCAATCGCCCGTTTCCCGTACCCTTTCGCCGGAGCCCAGAGTCTCAGTCACTGCTCCACCTAATGAAGTTTTGTTTGATTTCGAGACAAATTCACAGTCGGCAGCCGTCACTGCGTCGGAAGACAACCACGAGCGGTCCGGAGCCCCAACCCCTACCACGGTCCGCAGCACGACCGACACCCTCGAGCGCGATTTGGATGTGGATGAGTACATGACTGCTGGGCAGGATGATCGTTCTACGGCTTATGCTTCTATCCAGGAGTGGGCACAAGGCTCCTCCGGAAACGCCGGGTTTTACTCGCCATTGCCCGTCACCCCGACCGAGCCCATGTCTGAAGCCGAGA belongs to Neurospora crassa OR74A linkage group IV, whole genome shotgun sequence and includes:
- the tca-4 gene encoding isocitrate dehydrogenase subunit 2; its protein translation is MLALRSIAAPAQRQAFRAAPRAVSVSFQNRFYSSRVAQFTGQKDASGKYTVSLIEGDGIGPEIAVAVKDIFAAAQTPINWEPINVDPILKDGKTAIPDAAIESIRRNKIALKGPLATPIGKGHVSLNLTLRRTFNLFANLRPCRSVAGFKTPYDGVDTVLIRENTEGEYSGIEHVVVDGVVQSIKLITREASERVLRYAFEQARAINRKKVRVVHKATIMKMSDGLFLNTAREVAQDFPDIEFDAELLDNTCLKMTTDPTPYNDKVLVMPNLYGDILSDMCAGLIGGLGLTPSGNIGDECSIFEAVHGSAPDIAGKGLANPTALLLSSMMMLRHMGLNEYADKIEKAAFDTLAEGKVLTGDLGGKASTKDFTSAIIDRL